One window from the genome of Toxotes jaculatrix isolate fToxJac2 chromosome 17, fToxJac2.pri, whole genome shotgun sequence encodes:
- the ap4s1 gene encoding AP-4 complex subunit sigma-1, which produces MIKFVLMVNRQGQTRLSRYYQPVELNRRAALEADVVRCCLSRKKDQCSFVEYKDFKLVYRQYAALYIVVGVTDSENELSVYELVHNFVEVLDKYFSRVSELDIMFNLDRVHIILDEMIQNGHIVETNKSRILAPLTALDKMADS; this is translated from the exons ATGATAAAGTTTGTGCTGATGGTGAACCGGCAGGGCCAGACCCGGCTGTCCAGGTACTATCAACCCGTGGAACTGAACCGGAGAGCGGCGCTGGAGGCCGACGTGGTGCGCTGCTGTTTGAGCCGTAAAAAAGACCAG TGTTCGTTTGTGGAGTATAAAGACTTTAAACTGGTCTATCGTCAGTACGCTGCTCTGTATATTGTGGTCGGAGTCACAGACTCAGAG AACGAGCTGTCCGTCTACGAGCTGGTCCATAACTTTGTGGAGGTTTTGGACAAGTACTTCAGTCGAGTG AGTGAACTGGAC ATCATGTTCAACCTGGACCGAGTTCACATCATCCTGGACGAGATGATCCAGAACGGACACATCGTGGAAACCAACAAGAGCCGGATCCTCGCTCCACTCACCGCCCTGGACAAGATGGCTGACAGCTGA